Proteins from one Anopheles nili chromosome 2, idAnoNiliSN_F5_01, whole genome shotgun sequence genomic window:
- the LOC128721485 gene encoding uncharacterized protein LOC128721485, with the protein MLALCSGLVSRLEANPRLRDEFVWGNRDEQVDRICLSQSVVIEPTWEAFFSFFQPVTRLVSFIPPKSDQVVRYIRVWTDAPWHRFRAELVHGGVGTKAPAATIIQLSRHWMLFANVVIYCAT; encoded by the exons ATGCTGGCGTTATGCAGCGGGCTGGTGTCTCGGTTGGAGGCCAATCCTCGTCTGAGGGACGAATTCGTCTGGGGAAACCGAGACGAACAGGTGGACCGCATTTGTCTCTCACAGTCCGTCGTCATCGAACCAACCTGGGAGGCGTTCTTTAGTTTCTTCCAGCCAGTTACGAGGCTCGTTTCATTCATCCCTCCGAAG TCCGATCAGGTGGTGCGTTACATTCGCGTCTGGACGGATGCACCGTGGCATCGGTTCCGGGCCGAGCTGGTTCATGGCGGAGTAGGCACCAAGGCACCAGCTGCCACCATAATTCAGCTGAGCCGTCACTGGATGCTGTTTGCCAATGTTGTGATCTACTGCGCTACTTAG